A window of Phenylobacterium sp. NIBR 498073 genomic DNA:
CCGGCCTTTGCAGGCCTGTCGCGGGTCAAGCAGCACCAGCTCGTCTACTCTGCCCTGAAAGGCAAGGTCGGCGGAGAACTGCACGCCCTGGCCCTCGAAACTTCCGTCCCGGCCTAGGAGGAACCGCCCCTTGCGCTACCGTCCGTTCGGCGCATCGGGGAAGGCGGTTTCCGCCGTCAGTCTGCTTTTGCGGGACGCGCCGAACATGAGCTCGCCCGGCGCCTGGCGCAGCCTGGTCATCTCGGCGATGGAAAGCGGGGTGAACAGCTTCGAGGCGACGGCCGGTTCCGACGTCCTGGCGCTGGGCCTCGGCGAGGCGCTCGGCGCCGTCGAGCGCCGGCTGATCTTCCTGGGCTGGCGCCTGCGCGGCAATCCCGCCGGCGCAGTCACGGCCCGCGACATCGCCGACAATGTCCGCGCCGCGCTCCAGCGCACCCGCGCCGGCTATCTCGACCTGCTGATGCTGGACGAGACCGCGGCCGAGACCATGACCCCGGATGCGATCACCTACCTGACCGACCTGCGCAACGCCGGCGTCTGCCTGCAGATCGGCGTGGTCGGCGAGGGCCCGGTGATCGACAAGTGCATCGCCAACGACGCCTTCGACGTCCTGGCCACCAGCTTCAGCCTGATCTCCGACTGGCAGACCCGCCGCCGCATCCGCGACGCTTCGGCCGCCAACATGACGCTGATCGGCTGCGATCCCTTCCCCACCGGTCTCCAGGCCGGCTATTCCGCGCGCGGCGAAATCGAACGGCCGATGCGCCGGGGCCTGCTGGGCGGGCGCAGGCACGAGCCGACGCCGGTCTCCAGCGTCTACGGCTTCCTCAACGACACGCCGGGCTGGTCATCCGAGGAGCTCTGCCTGGCCTTCGCCCTGACAGAACCGGCCTTCGCGACCATCCAGCTGGAGGCCGGGCGCGCCGACATGATCGAACGCATGGCCGCAGTCACCGACAAGGACATGCCGACCGGCGTCGCCGCCCAGATCGAAATGGCGCGTTTCGGCCAGATCGCCGCACAGCGCCGAGCCTGACGACGCGGCCGCTTGACCCCGGCGCTCGGGCTCCCTAGCTCTGGGACGAATTCTTCGCCTCAAAGGCTCAAGTCATGACCGACTCCACGACCGCCAATCCCGTCCACGACTTCATCGCCAAGGCGGTGGCCGACCATCCGGTGGTGCTGTTCATGAAGGGCGTGCCCGAAGAGCCCCGCTGCGGCTTCTCCTCGGTGGTGGTGCAGATCCTCGACCACCTGGGCGCCGACTTCGTGGGCGTCGACGTCCTGCAGAGCGAGCACCTGCGCGAAGGCATCAAGACCTTCACCGACTGGCCGACCATTCCGCAGCTCTACGTGAAGGGCGAGTTCGTCGGCGGCGCCGACATCATCCGCGAGATGTTCCAGTCCGGCGAACTGAAGACCCTGCTGGTCGAACAGGGCGTCCTGGCGGCGTGAGCCGCCTGCTCGAACCGCCTCCCGGCCGCCAGGTCTTCACGCTGCAGTTCACGCCGGCGGCGTCAGACATCGACGCCAACGGCCACGTCAACAACGTGGTCTATGTGCGCTGGATCCAGGACATGGCGACGTCGCACTGGTCCTCGCGCCAGCCAGCCGAGGACCAAGCCCGCTGGGCCTGGATCGTGCTGCGCCACGAGATCGACTATCGCCGCGCGCTGATGCCCGGAGAAACGGCGACCGGCCGCACCTGGGTGGCCGAGACCGCCGAGGGGCCGCGCTTCGACCGCTTCGTGCGGATCGACGGGCCCGACGGCGCCATGTGCGCGCAGGCGCGCACCGAATGGTGCATGATCGACGCGGCCTCGGGGCGCCCAAAGCGCGTCACCCCCGACATCGTGGAACGCTTCATCTGAAACACGGCCGGGAGGGACCTGCCTTGCGTCGGACGACCGAGATCCTCCCCCTTCGCTGCGGCACCCTCCGCGCCCCGGGCAAGATGCTTGAGCGCGGCGCCCAGGGCGACTTCACCCTGCCCGTCTACGCCTTCCTGATCATCCACACGTCCGGACGGGCCGCCGTCTTCGACGCGGGCCTGGCGCCCAGCGATCATGGCCAGGTGTCGTTCGAGGCCTTCCACAACGAGCTGCCCGCCGGGCACGACGTCGCCGCGCGGGTCGCCGCCGCCGGCATCGAGCCTGGCCGCGTCGAAGCGCTGGTGCTTTCACACACCCACTACGATCACGTCGGCGGCGCGCCTCTGCTGCCCAACGCCCGGGTGCTCGTCCACCGCCGCGAGGAGCTGCGCACGCTGGATGCGGCCCGCGACATGCTGCTGGTCGACGAGACCCACGACGTGTTCGGCGACAGTTCGGTGCAGGTGTTCGCCACGCCGGGCCACACCTGCGGCCACCAGTCGCTGCGCGTGTTCCGCGAAGGCGGAGCCGACGTGCTGGCCGGCGACGCCTGCTACTTCTGCCGCTCGCTGGACCACGAGGAGGTCGACCAGCCCTTCCCGTTCGACAAGGCGCAGTACGTGGCGACCAAGCGTCGCCTGGCGGCGATGCGTGCGCAGGGCGACTTCGTCATTCCCGGCCACGACGAGAGGTTCCTTGACCAAATTCCGCCGGGCAGCGCCGTTCGAGCGAGCGCCCTCAGTCGCCTCTAGACGCCAGGCCCCGTCCAGGCGGTCACCGGGTTGAGCAGGAACACCGTCGCGCGCGGCTCCAGGCCAAGCTCGGCCCAGGTGAAGCGCAGCTCGGTCTTGCCCATGGCGAAGGAGCGGCACTGGTCCAGGCGCTTGCGCGCGAACGACACGGTCGGCGCCATCCCCTTGCGGTCGACATAGAAAACGAAGTCGTCCTTGCGGGTGCAGCCGTTCGAGGCGACCTGGATCGCCAGGGCGTCGCGCCCGGCGACCGCGGCGTAGAGCGCCTCCAGCTCCGGATGGGTGGCGGCGGAAGGGGCGACCACCGCCGGCGCGGTGGCGCAGCTGCTCAGCAGGCCCAGGCCGGCCAGAAGCACAACGCGACGATTCATCGGCGGACTCGGCCACAGATCGACCAAAAGCAAAAGGCCCCGGATCGCTCCGGGGCCCTCGCAATTTCGATCTGGTCTTCGGCGCCGATTAGGACGCGTAGAATTCGATAACCAGGTTCGGCTCCATCTTCACCGGGTACGGGACCTCGGAGAATTCCGGAACGCGGACAAACTTGGCGGTCATCGCCTTCGGATCGACCTCGACGTAGTCCGGGGTGTCACGCTCCGACGACTGGAGAGCTTCCAGCACCAGGGCCATGTTGCGCGAACGCTCGCGCACGGTGACCACGTCGCCGACCTTCACGCGGTAGGAGGCGATGTTGACGCGCTTGCCGTTCACCAGGACGTGGCCGTGGTTCACGAATTGACGGGCCGCGAACACGGTCGGCACGAACTTCGCGCGGTAGACGACGGCGTCCAGACGGGCTTCCAGCAGGCCGATCAGGTTTTCCGAGGTGTTGCCCTTGCGGCGGGCGGCCTCTTCGTAGGTGCGCGAGAATTGCTTCTCGGTCAGGTTGCCGTAGTAGCCCTTCAGCTTTTGCTTGGCGCGCAGCTGCAGGCCGAAGTCCGAAACCTTGGACTTGCGACGCTGGCCGTGCTGGCCGGGGCCGTAGGCGCGCGAGTTGATCGGCGACTTCGGACGACCCCAGATGTTTTCGCCCATCCGGCGGTCGATCTTGTACTTGGCGCTCTGGCGCTTCGACATACTCGTCTCTTTCTGTTCGACCCAGGCCGGCGTCCCCGCAAGTGGGAACGCGATCTCAACGGCGGCGTCAGGTCACCCGTCATAGATCGCGGACCGCCAGACATGGTCCGGCGGCGCGAAGGGGCGGTGTATGACGTCCGCCGGCCAAAGAGTCAATCTCGGCAAGGGTTACTTGCAGCGCGCCTTACCCAGCAGGTCGACGCGGCAGCTGGTCTTGTTCCGACGATCGTCGCTGACCACGGTGTTGCCCAGCACGTCACGGCGGACGCTGGTGCGATTGCCGTCGCTGTCCTCGATGATGCGGTTGCCCAGCGCGTCGCGCCGGACCGAGACCTGGTTGCCGTACTCATCGACCCAGGTCGCCTTGCCCAGCACGTCCTTGGTGCCGACGACCGAGTTGCCGTAGATGTCGTAGCAGGTGACCCGGCCGACATCGTCGCGGCACATGACCTGGGCCGCCGCAGGCGTGGCCACCGAGGTCAGGGCGGTCAGGGCGGCGAGGGTCAGGACGAGTTTCTTCACGGCGCACCTCAAGCGTTACCTTGGACCACCCTAGCGCGAAACCGCTGCGGTCGCCAGAACGGTCCCGTCAGCCCCCCGTCCGCGCCGACAGCCGACCAGCGGCCTCCTGCGCCTCGCGCCACCATCGCCGGACCAGGTCGCCTGCGTCGCCGGGCTGGGCCAGACGCACGCCCTGCCCGGCCCAGAGCGAGATCATCTCCGCATCGCCGGCCTTGGCGGCGGCGGCTCGCAGCGGCTGGGTCAGGCGGTTCTGCACCGGATAGGCCGGGACCTCGTCCTGCACCGCATGCAGTTCGCGCATGAAGCGGTTCTCGACGCCGCGCGCGTAGCGGCCGGTGAAGGCGCGGGTCAGGCGTGTGGCCTCGTCACCGGCCGTCTCGATCGCCAGCCTCCACGGCGCGCTGACGCCGGTCTGGTCGGCGAGCAGGAAGGCGGTGCCCATCTGGACGGCGCTGGCCCCCAGCGCCAGGGCCGCGGCGACGCCGCGCCCGTTCATGATCCCGCCCGCGGCGATCACCGGCAGGTCGACCGCTTCGAGGATCAGCGCGGTCAGCGGCAGCGTGCCGACCAGGCTCGCCTCCGGTTCGGCGAGGAAGTGGCCGCGATGGCCGCCGGCCTCGAAGCCCTGGGCGCAAACGCCGTCGGCGCCGACCT
This region includes:
- a CDS encoding BolA family transcriptional regulator translates to MPMSIADLEANLREAFPDAEIAIDDLAGDGDHYRARIVSPAFAGLSRVKQHQLVYSALKGKVGGELHALALETSVPA
- a CDS encoding aldo/keto reductase; this translates as MSSPGAWRSLVISAMESGVNSFEATAGSDVLALGLGEALGAVERRLIFLGWRLRGNPAGAVTARDIADNVRAALQRTRAGYLDLLMLDETAAETMTPDAITYLTDLRNAGVCLQIGVVGEGPVIDKCIANDAFDVLATSFSLISDWQTRRRIRDASAANMTLIGCDPFPTGLQAGYSARGEIERPMRRGLLGGRRHEPTPVSSVYGFLNDTPGWSSEELCLAFALTEPAFATIQLEAGRADMIERMAAVTDKDMPTGVAAQIEMARFGQIAAQRRA
- the rpsD gene encoding 30S ribosomal protein S4, with amino-acid sequence MSKRQSAKYKIDRRMGENIWGRPKSPINSRAYGPGQHGQRRKSKVSDFGLQLRAKQKLKGYYGNLTEKQFSRTYEEAARRKGNTSENLIGLLEARLDAVVYRAKFVPTVFAARQFVNHGHVLVNGKRVNIASYRVKVGDVVTVRERSRNMALVLEALQSSERDTPDYVEVDPKAMTAKFVRVPEFSEVPYPVKMEPNLVIEFYAS
- a CDS encoding thioesterase family protein, yielding MSRLLEPPPGRQVFTLQFTPAASDIDANGHVNNVVYVRWIQDMATSHWSSRQPAEDQARWAWIVLRHEIDYRRALMPGETATGRTWVAETAEGPRFDRFVRIDGPDGAMCAQARTEWCMIDAASGRPKRVTPDIVERFI
- a CDS encoding nitronate monooxygenase; protein product: MALRDLLDRLAIPILQAPMVGASPPEMALAVSRAGGMGSLAAGALAPDQIEPEVARLRAATGAPFGVNLLMAPRAEPQGAVVEAALARLAPWYAELGEALPGHPNSFAPDFEAQLAALTRAAPPVASFTFGILTSGQVEALHRAGTLVVGTATTVAEARAWAEVGADGVCAQGFEAGGHRGHFLAEPEASLVGTLPLTALILEAVDLPVIAAGGIMNGRGVAAALALGASAVQMGTAFLLADQTGVSAPWRLAIETAGDEATRLTRAFTGRYARGVENRFMRELHAVQDEVPAYPVQNRLTQPLRAAAAKAGDAEMISLWAGQGVRLAQPGDAGDLVRRWWREAQEAAGRLSARTGG
- a CDS encoding N-acyl homoserine lactonase family protein, which produces MRRTTEILPLRCGTLRAPGKMLERGAQGDFTLPVYAFLIIHTSGRAAVFDAGLAPSDHGQVSFEAFHNELPAGHDVAARVAAAGIEPGRVEALVLSHTHYDHVGGAPLLPNARVLVHRREELRTLDAARDMLLVDETHDVFGDSSVQVFATPGHTCGHQSLRVFREGGADVLAGDACYFCRSLDHEEVDQPFPFDKAQYVATKRRLAAMRAQGDFVIPGHDERFLDQIPPGSAVRASALSRL
- the grxD gene encoding Grx4 family monothiol glutaredoxin, giving the protein MTDSTTANPVHDFIAKAVADHPVVLFMKGVPEEPRCGFSSVVVQILDHLGADFVGVDVLQSEHLREGIKTFTDWPTIPQLYVKGEFVGGADIIREMFQSGELKTLLVEQGVLAA